The Cohnella abietis genome has a segment encoding these proteins:
- a CDS encoding glycoside hydrolase family 9 protein, with protein sequence MRIMRLSKLGVALLLCFSVICYLPAKRTEAAVVGVQSVISQAGYGAGDQKNGFVVSDHKLTDLSFQILNGTTTAYSGTLKYEGFFWNNFVYQADFSSLAATGTAFKLSSNGSTSFAFPIQTNMWSDYLDEMTAFYRIQRAGVATVDVLPPGYTNTTPSAKLFHSAGHLDDAVSSDGTQHYDLSGGWYDAGDYGQYGGNQWVGGEIALAYLRNSSSPLVQYDRDNNGIPDLLDEARWGAEYGIKYVDALGGAFYNINNNAGFVHPEKSTNNIPGDSDDRELGRLSVGGSAKAAGMMAATARAFQQAGLDPAFVSSAESHAITAYDYAYNNQDKDQGSYETIGQISNALLWAEVELYLLTGDSTYNQRATDRINTLEITDVTSTNYWDMRPMALVEFYPVADTATKTHIHKLLKSSVDYFLSSSEDTPYGVLNEFSGFGVNEPHVSYLGDLMRYYELFGDPSVLRAVKKGMYWVFGNNPWNTSWVSGIGSNTVKFVHTRLDEESYSNTNQGIVVPGAMVSGPNITDTKDNRSESPWYVDRPLWQDDLGQWRYNEYSISIQVGLLYTITALTNYNENPSGGTTPTKLQITSPKIGDYVTGVVKVFAEPESAISDVTLNGLNMTSNNGTYTGTIDVSYQKPFTKKLVRVKGTDSLGYDTYANTHFTVAPPLPSPSTPLLYDNFNTEGTFGSKKLDWVNWYNQNGGVATFERKKIDGRDVGIFKHTASSTSSQAKIQSWHDIVDWSGYRYMQVTVKNPDSPNLRVRFEIEDGVRAYGVSEGNLTLSNEWTTLLFDLNKFPLLDKKNVNLVLWMSETDGGTGSFYIDEIIAVNQASGSAPTITNTALSATTGTPATPFVFTSTYQDVDNEKPFAVQVVIDGVIHNMQEMDSSDVTYTDGKDYSYTTKLPLGEHSYYFMTTDSTSDVVQTSTQNGPIVSPPTITKSRYEAELATLSGGANVNSNHTGYSGTGFVDHYASVGANTLWTVNASSGKQDLLIKYANGSAGGPKTASLYVNGTKTSTISFPNVGGWSTWGSVKLPVTLNDGTNTIGIKYDTGDSGNINLDYIELNSPFLDTEAPTVPTNLRLVAKTDTTVSLTWAASVDNVDVMGYDIYRDGTTLCGTSTVTAFTCTGLAPSTAYSFTVKARDAVPNISSSSRALNVTTNSARYEAELATLSGGARVNTDHTGYSGTGFVDHFGSVGASALWTVTTPSGTHSLLIRYANGTGSSKTATLYVNGVKIKVLSFANSSNWNTWATITEPVVLNSGSNTIEIKYDSGNSGNINLDYIEFAP encoded by the coding sequence ATGAGAATCATGAGATTAAGTAAACTAGGTGTCGCTCTACTGTTATGCTTTTCTGTTATTTGCTATCTCCCAGCCAAGCGGACGGAAGCCGCCGTCGTCGGTGTGCAGTCGGTCATCTCTCAAGCAGGGTATGGAGCCGGAGATCAGAAAAATGGTTTTGTCGTTTCGGATCATAAGCTGACCGATTTATCTTTCCAGATTTTGAACGGAACGACTACAGCCTATTCAGGAACGTTGAAGTATGAAGGTTTTTTTTGGAACAACTTTGTCTATCAAGCAGACTTTAGCTCGTTAGCAGCAACAGGTACCGCATTTAAATTAAGCTCGAACGGATCGACTTCGTTCGCGTTTCCGATTCAGACCAATATGTGGTCAGACTATTTGGACGAAATGACCGCATTTTATCGGATTCAACGGGCAGGTGTTGCTACCGTGGACGTGTTGCCACCAGGTTATACCAATACAACACCTTCAGCAAAGCTGTTCCACTCTGCCGGACATCTTGACGATGCAGTAAGCTCTGACGGCACCCAGCATTACGATTTAAGCGGAGGCTGGTACGATGCTGGTGATTACGGCCAATACGGCGGCAACCAATGGGTAGGCGGGGAAATTGCTCTGGCATACTTACGAAACTCCTCTTCCCCGTTGGTACAGTACGATAGAGACAACAATGGAATTCCAGATTTGTTGGACGAAGCCAGGTGGGGCGCGGAATACGGCATTAAGTATGTAGATGCACTGGGCGGGGCGTTCTACAATATTAACAACAACGCCGGCTTTGTGCATCCTGAGAAATCCACAAATAACATACCGGGCGATAGTGACGATCGGGAACTCGGTAGGCTAAGCGTTGGAGGCTCTGCCAAAGCAGCCGGTATGATGGCTGCGACAGCGAGAGCATTCCAGCAGGCAGGATTGGATCCAGCTTTTGTGTCCAGCGCTGAATCACATGCGATTACGGCATACGATTATGCTTATAACAATCAGGATAAAGATCAAGGCTCCTATGAGACGATAGGCCAAATCTCTAATGCCCTGCTATGGGCGGAGGTGGAGCTTTACTTGCTGACAGGAGATAGCACCTACAACCAGCGTGCAACAGATCGAATTAATACCTTAGAGATTACCGATGTCACCTCAACGAACTATTGGGATATGCGGCCGATGGCGCTGGTAGAATTCTACCCCGTAGCTGATACAGCGACCAAAACCCATATTCATAAATTGTTGAAGTCCAGTGTTGATTATTTCCTGTCTTCTTCTGAGGACACACCCTACGGTGTGTTAAATGAATTCAGTGGATTTGGTGTTAACGAGCCTCATGTTTCCTATTTAGGGGATCTGATGCGATATTATGAATTGTTCGGTGATCCCTCCGTATTACGAGCAGTGAAGAAAGGGATGTACTGGGTTTTCGGTAATAATCCATGGAATACGAGCTGGGTATCTGGCATCGGCTCGAACACGGTGAAATTCGTGCATACCCGTCTAGACGAGGAATCCTATTCCAACACGAACCAGGGCATTGTCGTTCCAGGCGCTATGGTCAGTGGCCCCAACATAACTGATACAAAGGACAATCGAAGCGAAAGCCCTTGGTATGTCGATCGTCCTCTATGGCAGGATGATTTGGGACAATGGCGTTATAATGAGTACAGCATCAGTATTCAAGTCGGATTACTCTATACCATTACTGCGCTTACCAACTATAACGAGAATCCCTCGGGAGGAACAACTCCCACTAAACTTCAAATCACAAGCCCGAAAATTGGGGATTACGTAACAGGAGTGGTTAAGGTATTCGCTGAGCCAGAATCGGCTATTTCTGACGTAACCCTGAACGGATTGAATATGACATCCAATAATGGGACTTACACAGGAACGATCGACGTGAGTTATCAGAAACCTTTCACGAAAAAACTTGTAAGGGTAAAAGGAACCGACAGCTTAGGCTATGATACCTACGCTAATACGCATTTTACCGTAGCTCCGCCCCTTCCTTCCCCTTCTACGCCATTGTTGTACGATAATTTCAATACAGAGGGAACGTTCGGATCCAAAAAATTAGATTGGGTAAATTGGTACAATCAGAATGGCGGTGTAGCAACCTTCGAACGGAAAAAGATAGATGGCCGCGATGTTGGAATTTTCAAACATACAGCTTCATCAACTTCATCGCAGGCTAAAATTCAGTCCTGGCATGACATCGTGGATTGGTCCGGCTACCGCTACATGCAGGTAACGGTCAAAAATCCGGACTCTCCCAATTTGCGTGTCCGATTCGAAATCGAAGACGGGGTGCGTGCGTACGGGGTTAGCGAAGGCAATCTTACTTTATCCAATGAGTGGACGACGCTTTTATTCGATCTGAATAAATTCCCGCTACTGGACAAGAAAAACGTAAATCTTGTCTTATGGATGAGTGAAACGGATGGCGGAACCGGCTCGTTCTATATTGATGAAATCATTGCCGTTAATCAGGCAAGCGGATCAGCTCCGACCATTACGAATACAGCATTATCAGCGACTACAGGAACTCCAGCTACCCCTTTCGTCTTCACTAGCACTTACCAAGACGTGGACAACGAAAAACCTTTCGCCGTGCAAGTCGTTATCGACGGTGTCATCCATAACATGCAGGAAATGGATTCCTCCGACGTGACCTATACCGATGGCAAAGACTATTCCTATACGACCAAGCTACCTCTAGGTGAACACAGCTACTACTTCATGACAACCGATTCGACATCCGATGTTGTCCAAACAAGTACTCAGAACGGACCAATCGTTAGCCCTCCTACGATTACTAAGTCCCGATATGAAGCCGAATTAGCTACCCTTTCGGGAGGCGCTAACGTCAATTCGAACCATACCGGGTACTCGGGAACCGGCTTTGTCGATCATTACGCATCAGTTGGTGCGAATACCCTTTGGACCGTGAACGCCTCATCTGGAAAGCAGGACTTGTTGATCAAATATGCGAACGGTTCGGCGGGAGGCCCTAAAACGGCAAGCCTTTATGTGAATGGAACCAAAACTAGCACAATTAGCTTTCCGAATGTGGGGGGCTGGAGCACTTGGGGGAGTGTAAAGCTACCAGTAACCCTCAATGACGGTACAAATACGATCGGAATTAAATATGATACAGGCGATTCGGGCAATATCAACTTGGATTACATTGAGCTCAATTCCCCGTTCTTAGATACAGAAGCACCTACCGTGCCCACGAATTTAAGGCTAGTAGCTAAAACAGACACCACGGTAAGCCTAACGTGGGCGGCTTCTGTAGATAACGTAGACGTTATGGGTTACGATATTTACAGGGATGGCACCACTTTATGTGGTACTTCCACAGTAACAGCCTTTACGTGCACCGGATTAGCTCCGAGCACCGCTTACAGCTTTACCGTAAAAGCCAGAGATGCCGTTCCCAACATCTCTTCATCCAGTAGAGCGTTAAATGTAACGACGAACTCTGCGAGATATGAGGCCGAGCTTGCTACACTTTCAGGAGGAGCCAGGGTCAATACGGATCATACCGGATATTCAGGCACGGGCTTCGTTGATCACTTCGGCTCTGTCGGTGCTAGTGCGTTATGGACCGTGACTACCCCTTCCGGTACTCATAGTCTGCTTATTAGGTACGCTAACGGTACAGGAAGCTCCAAAACGGCTACCCTGTACGTTAACGGTGTCAAGATTAAAGTGTTAAGCTTTGCTAATTCGAGCAATTGGAACACTTGGGCAACGATTACCGAACCAGTTGTCCTCAATTCCGGTAGTAATACGATTGAAATAAAATACGATTCCGGCAATTCAGGAAATATCAACCTAGACTACATCGAGTTTGCTCCCTAA
- a CDS encoding AraC family transcriptional regulator encodes MTLLPIYPNTANRTIHDPLNMMDNNLFFVYDQAIIESGVIEMLKKAEGFDSEKIIVLPPYLVSEMLTHPLIRPLYITDIGYFPHANHHYRERPDGCDSSIVIYCIGGEGWVTIGDIKYSLLEGDLVIIPAKTPHSYGADEVNPWSIFWFHLKGEMMVYYLEELVNDHGPLNLSHGDAEKFINLFHQIYDTLTAKSYSIPHLVHVSQTTAYMLSLLVLIPARKDEERKRRHIENAMQYLVEKLEHTLTLEELAHHARISKQHLNVLFKSATGFAPIDYYHRMKMRRACQLLDLTDLSVKETCHSLGFKDPYYFSRLFKKIIGLSPSAYRSKLKG; translated from the coding sequence ATGACTCTATTACCAATTTATCCGAACACGGCCAATCGGACAATTCACGATCCACTGAATATGATGGACAATAATCTGTTTTTTGTTTACGATCAAGCTATTATCGAATCGGGGGTAATCGAAATGCTAAAGAAAGCAGAAGGCTTCGACTCAGAGAAAATCATCGTGCTCCCACCCTATCTCGTGAGCGAGATGTTAACCCATCCCTTAATTCGCCCACTCTATATTACCGATATCGGATACTTTCCCCATGCCAATCACCATTATCGGGAAAGGCCGGATGGCTGCGACTCTTCCATTGTCATCTATTGCATTGGCGGCGAGGGGTGGGTAACCATTGGCGATATTAAATACAGTTTGCTCGAGGGAGACTTGGTAATCATCCCCGCCAAAACACCTCACTCATATGGAGCAGACGAAGTGAACCCATGGAGTATATTCTGGTTTCATCTTAAAGGAGAGATGATGGTTTATTACTTAGAAGAGCTTGTGAATGATCACGGTCCTTTGAATCTGTCGCACGGCGACGCGGAGAAATTCATAAATTTGTTTCATCAGATCTACGATACTTTGACCGCCAAATCCTACTCCATCCCCCATCTTGTCCACGTTTCGCAGACGACAGCCTATATGCTCAGTCTGCTTGTGCTCATTCCCGCGCGCAAGGATGAAGAACGTAAACGCCGCCATATCGAGAATGCGATGCAATACTTGGTGGAGAAGCTCGAGCACACTCTCACATTGGAAGAGCTAGCTCATCATGCCCGAATTTCCAAGCAGCACTTAAACGTGTTGTTCAAGTCCGCCACCGGATTCGCTCCGATCGATTATTATCACCGCATGAAGATGCGTCGTGCCTGTCAGCTGCTCGATTTAACCGATCTTAGCGTCAAGGAAACTTGCCATTCGCTCGGGTTTAAGGACCCTTATTACTTCTCCCGACTATTCAAGAAAATCATCGGCCTCTCCCCCTCCGCCTATCGCAGCAAATTAAAGGGGTGA
- a CDS encoding DUF5107 domain-containing protein, protein MSTTPANSRVWEEIVEIPTYGVGMPDKNPMFLEKRVYQGSTGKVYPHPVIDKIDDEKKPQPYRMVILENDYLRIEIMPELGGRIYRAIDRTNQYDFVYYNQVIKPALVGLAGPWISGGIEFNWPQHHRPNTYGPVEYRLEKREDGSATVWVSEIDRMYGTKVTAGFTLYPDKAYLEISAQLYNRTPEPQTFLWWANPAVAVNDHTQSVFPPDVTAVFDHGKRDVSRFPIATGTYYKMDYSEGVDISRYKNIPVPTSYMAYKSDYNFVGGYDHAVKAGLLHVANHHISPGKKQWTWGNGEFGQTWDNNLTDEDGPYIELMTGVYTDNQPDFTWLQPYEEKTFKQYFMPYKDIGVVKNATIEAAVNLEIDEHSGTASVYAYATSLFAGATVELTGAGRTYMKETVTLSPTETFHSSIKLDTNVQAHELSVTIRNADNRVLVAYTPKQPEIEEVPEAAKPLPEPSELRTNEQLYLAGLHLEQYRHATFEPEAYYLEGLKRDEGDIRINVAYGTLLLRRGQFSESEKHFRTAVKSATWRNPNPYDGEAYYQLGVSLKMQGRLEEAFAALYKSVWSAAWQDVGYFSLAQIATEKGSIEEALELVERSLIRNSRNYKARDLKSALLRKLGRLKEAATFSIETIRLDIADFGAYNELKLTYEASGDVKLAQEAYEKLLSLLRKDAHNHLALAADYTSAGLFAEAIGVLKMIAPGETDATYPMVHYALGYLYALAGDKEASSRRLHAGRKASPDYCFPNTLFDLAVLQFAIAENANDPKAHYYLGNLLYDKKNESEAIRHWEISSSIEPSFPIVNRNLALAYYNKLGDAGKARQALEQAFACDVTDARVFYELDQLYKKIEMSPEERLARLEAHLELVRARDDLYLEYVTLHNRLKRHETAINLLTSRKFHPWEGGEGKTTGQYVLALVELAKLSLSVHRYDEAKDLLLRALVYPDNLGEGKLSGAQENNIFYYLGCAYEGLNLAEQADNSFRIASQGLEEPTSAMYYNDQPPDMIFYQGLAWLKLENAKEAKRRFNKLIDYSEKHLFDEVKIDYFAVSLPDFLVFEDDLNKRNEIHCRYMRGLGLLGLGRREEAAEELVHALRLDGNHLGAFIHLP, encoded by the coding sequence TTGTCTACTACCCCAGCGAATTCTCGTGTATGGGAAGAAATCGTCGAGATTCCCACCTATGGTGTCGGCATGCCAGATAAAAATCCAATGTTCCTCGAAAAGCGTGTATACCAAGGGAGCACCGGAAAGGTGTACCCTCATCCGGTAATCGATAAGATAGACGACGAGAAGAAGCCCCAGCCTTATCGGATGGTCATACTCGAGAACGATTATTTGCGTATCGAGATTATGCCAGAGCTTGGAGGACGAATCTACCGGGCAATCGACCGAACGAATCAATACGACTTTGTCTACTATAACCAAGTCATTAAGCCTGCTCTCGTCGGCTTGGCGGGACCCTGGATCTCAGGAGGAATTGAATTTAATTGGCCTCAGCATCATCGTCCAAACACATACGGCCCGGTGGAATATCGCTTAGAGAAGAGAGAAGACGGCAGTGCAACCGTATGGGTAAGTGAAATCGATCGCATGTACGGAACGAAGGTGACGGCAGGATTCACGCTATATCCGGACAAGGCTTATCTAGAGATATCCGCTCAGCTCTACAATCGTACTCCGGAGCCGCAGACCTTCCTATGGTGGGCGAACCCGGCGGTCGCCGTTAACGACCATACGCAATCTGTGTTCCCACCGGACGTGACCGCGGTATTCGACCATGGCAAACGTGACGTTTCGAGATTTCCAATCGCCACGGGGACCTATTACAAGATGGATTATTCCGAGGGTGTCGATATTTCCCGGTACAAGAACATTCCCGTTCCGACCTCTTATATGGCATACAAGTCCGATTATAATTTCGTCGGTGGTTATGATCATGCAGTGAAGGCGGGATTGCTGCACGTCGCGAACCACCATATCTCGCCGGGTAAAAAGCAATGGACTTGGGGGAATGGGGAGTTCGGACAAACGTGGGACAACAACCTGACGGATGAAGACGGACCTTATATTGAGCTCATGACGGGTGTTTATACGGATAACCAACCTGACTTCACATGGCTTCAGCCCTACGAGGAAAAAACTTTTAAGCAATACTTCATGCCATACAAGGATATCGGAGTCGTCAAGAACGCAACGATAGAAGCCGCGGTGAATCTTGAAATCGACGAGCATTCCGGGACGGCCAGTGTTTATGCCTACGCGACTTCCCTCTTCGCGGGAGCGACGGTCGAGCTTACCGGCGCGGGCCGAACATACATGAAGGAGACGGTGACGTTATCTCCTACAGAGACGTTCCATTCCTCGATCAAGCTGGACACAAACGTTCAAGCGCATGAATTGTCAGTAACGATTAGAAATGCGGATAATCGTGTGCTTGTTGCCTATACGCCTAAACAGCCGGAAATTGAGGAAGTCCCCGAGGCGGCCAAGCCGCTCCCGGAGCCATCCGAGCTACGCACGAACGAGCAGCTCTATCTGGCCGGCCTACACCTAGAGCAGTACCGACATGCGACATTCGAGCCCGAAGCGTATTATCTAGAGGGGCTGAAGCGGGATGAGGGGGATATTCGGATCAATGTGGCATACGGAACGTTGCTTCTCCGAAGAGGCCAGTTCTCGGAAAGCGAGAAACATTTTCGTACAGCGGTCAAAAGCGCGACATGGCGCAACCCAAATCCCTATGACGGCGAAGCTTATTATCAGCTAGGAGTTTCGTTGAAAATGCAGGGGCGCTTAGAGGAAGCTTTTGCAGCGTTATATAAATCGGTCTGGTCCGCGGCATGGCAGGACGTTGGATACTTTTCTCTGGCACAGATCGCGACGGAAAAAGGTTCGATAGAAGAAGCTTTGGAATTGGTAGAACGTTCGCTCATTCGCAACTCCCGCAACTATAAGGCACGAGATTTGAAGTCAGCCTTGCTGCGCAAGCTCGGCAGATTGAAGGAGGCAGCTACCTTCAGCATCGAGACCATCCGCTTGGACATTGCCGATTTCGGAGCATACAACGAGCTAAAACTCACCTATGAAGCATCTGGCGATGTGAAACTTGCACAAGAGGCTTACGAGAAGCTTCTCAGCTTGTTACGGAAAGATGCGCATAACCATTTGGCGTTAGCTGCCGATTACACAAGTGCTGGCTTGTTCGCGGAAGCAATCGGTGTACTGAAAATGATCGCTCCCGGCGAAACGGATGCTACTTATCCAATGGTACATTACGCGCTCGGATATTTGTACGCTTTAGCCGGCGATAAAGAAGCCTCTTCAAGACGTCTGCATGCCGGACGCAAGGCCTCTCCGGATTACTGTTTTCCGAATACGCTGTTCGATCTTGCCGTCTTGCAGTTTGCGATCGCGGAGAACGCGAACGATCCGAAAGCCCATTACTATTTGGGTAACCTGCTCTACGATAAGAAAAACGAGAGCGAAGCCATCCGGCATTGGGAAATTTCCAGTTCAATTGAACCGTCGTTCCCGATTGTGAACCGAAATTTGGCATTAGCCTATTACAACAAGCTAGGCGATGCGGGCAAAGCCCGCCAAGCGTTGGAGCAAGCGTTCGCTTGTGATGTAACCGACGCTCGCGTTTTCTATGAGCTTGACCAGCTATATAAGAAAATTGAAATGTCGCCTGAGGAACGATTGGCAAGGCTGGAAGCTCATCTCGAGCTTGTTCGGGCAAGAGACGATCTCTACTTGGAGTATGTAACCTTGCATAACAGGTTGAAACGTCATGAGACGGCAATTAATCTACTAACTTCGCGCAAGTTCCATCCCTGGGAAGGGGGAGAAGGCAAGACGACTGGACAATATGTTCTCGCGCTTGTCGAGCTTGCTAAGTTGAGCTTGTCCGTGCATCGATATGATGAAGCAAAGGATTTGCTATTGAGAGCACTTGTTTATCCGGATAATTTGGGAGAAGGCAAGCTGTCTGGCGCACAGGAGAATAACATTTTCTATTATCTCGGATGCGCGTATGAAGGATTGAATCTCGCGGAGCAAGCGGACAATTCGTTCAGGATAGCGTCCCAAGGGCTTGAGGAACCAACGAGTGCGATGTATTATAACGATCAGCCGCCGGATATGATTTTTTACCAAGGGCTGGCGTGGTTAAAGCTAGAAAATGCCAAAGAAGCGAAGAGACGATTCAACAAGCTAATAGATTACTCTGAGAAACATCTATTTGACGAGGTCAAGATTGATTACTTCGCGGTTTCCCTTCCAGACTTCCTCGTGTTCGAGGACGATCTGAACAAGCGGAACGAAATTCACTGCCGTTATATGAGAGGATTAGGTCTACTAGGTCTTGGTCGTCGGGAAGAGGCTGCGGAGGAGTTGGTCCATGCACTTAGGTTGGATGGCAATCATCTAGGCGCATTTATTCATTTACCTTAA
- a CDS encoding alpha-galactosidase gives MSIQYWEQLNLFELRTTSSSYVFGINAKGTVQHLYWGGHVEAEECAYLLKGKQHSSFDADIDRETEEYGGWSGCSYAEPGLKLAYSDGVRDLRLQYKGFEIIQQNVLVIHLADEHYGLRVEIHYCVIPEHDLIERHVKVVNDEEHPIRIDQVMSAVWSVQALPEYRLTHVTGRWAGEFQLRSNQLSEGKKVLESRRGFTGPHANPWFALDNGKADETSGKVWFGALAWSGNWKIVAEKTTFGHVRIAGGINDFDSSFQLKSGEAYTSPVFVGGISSGGFGEMSRKLHKYQQDYVLPTRQLRKVLYNSWEATEFAVTVQGQMELAKQAAKLGVERFVVDDGWFGKRNSDRAGLGDWQVNPEKFPNGLNELIDRVKGLGMEFGLWVEPESVNPDSELYRKHPEWVYQFPTREGTQLRNQLLLNLGLPEVKEFVLDFMTKLLSDYDIKFIKWDMNRTITEPGTVSLLQQQAGESIWIKHVDHLYEIWAELRARFPHVEFETCAGGGARIDLGILRYADQAWISDNTDARDRLTIQEGFTYAYSPAVMMCWVTESPHGFNDRSLPMSYRFHSSMMGGLGIGANIGKWSNEELEEAKRYVELYKEIRHIVLHGSLYRLESLQRSNIAAYQYISEDQQEAVIFTFLQSQHFGSEQRSLLLQGLDPAASYEVSRVGLEAVIRHGSNLMNVGIPLLLKGDYSSELIRLKRKQD, from the coding sequence ATGTCAATCCAATATTGGGAACAGCTAAATCTTTTTGAATTACGTACAACATCCTCTTCTTATGTATTCGGAATCAACGCCAAGGGTACGGTTCAGCATCTCTATTGGGGAGGGCATGTAGAAGCTGAGGAGTGCGCCTACTTGTTGAAAGGCAAGCAGCATAGCTCCTTCGATGCAGATATAGATCGGGAGACGGAGGAGTATGGGGGATGGAGCGGCTGCAGCTATGCGGAGCCTGGATTAAAGCTAGCTTACAGTGATGGCGTCCGAGATCTGAGATTACAATACAAAGGCTTTGAAATCATTCAACAGAACGTATTGGTTATTCATCTGGCGGATGAACATTATGGGCTGCGGGTAGAAATTCATTATTGTGTCATTCCCGAGCATGATCTGATCGAACGTCACGTGAAGGTCGTGAACGATGAAGAGCACCCAATCCGGATTGATCAGGTAATGTCCGCCGTGTGGTCCGTGCAAGCACTTCCGGAGTACCGGCTAACGCACGTGACAGGCCGTTGGGCTGGGGAATTTCAATTAAGATCAAATCAGTTGTCCGAGGGGAAAAAGGTTCTTGAATCCAGAAGAGGATTTACGGGTCCGCATGCTAATCCATGGTTTGCTCTGGATAACGGCAAAGCTGACGAAACATCGGGCAAGGTGTGGTTCGGAGCTCTGGCATGGAGCGGCAATTGGAAAATAGTAGCCGAGAAGACGACCTTCGGACATGTGCGTATCGCTGGCGGCATCAACGATTTCGACAGCTCCTTCCAGTTAAAGTCGGGAGAAGCTTATACATCGCCCGTATTTGTTGGAGGCATCAGCTCCGGCGGCTTCGGTGAGATGAGCCGAAAGCTCCATAAGTACCAACAAGATTACGTGCTTCCGACACGCCAGCTTAGGAAAGTTCTCTACAACTCATGGGAAGCGACTGAATTTGCCGTTACGGTACAAGGTCAGATGGAGTTGGCCAAGCAAGCGGCCAAGCTTGGCGTTGAACGCTTCGTTGTGGATGATGGCTGGTTCGGCAAGCGCAATAGCGATCGTGCAGGATTAGGGGATTGGCAGGTTAATCCGGAGAAGTTCCCGAATGGCTTGAATGAGCTTATAGATCGGGTTAAGGGATTGGGTATGGAATTCGGCTTATGGGTAGAGCCCGAATCGGTTAATCCGGACAGTGAGCTCTATAGAAAACATCCGGAGTGGGTTTACCAATTTCCAACCCGTGAAGGCACGCAGCTTCGCAATCAATTGCTGCTGAATTTGGGTTTGCCCGAGGTAAAGGAATTCGTTCTGGATTTTATGACTAAGCTGCTATCTGACTATGATATTAAGTTTATTAAATGGGATATGAACCGAACGATAACAGAGCCTGGAACTGTGTCGTTGCTGCAGCAGCAAGCGGGCGAGTCTATATGGATTAAACACGTCGATCATCTGTATGAGATTTGGGCTGAATTAAGGGCAAGATTCCCGCATGTGGAATTCGAGACGTGCGCTGGCGGTGGGGCTAGAATCGATCTCGGAATATTAAGATATGCCGATCAAGCTTGGATCAGCGATAATACGGATGCGAGAGATCGCTTGACGATTCAGGAAGGGTTCACTTACGCATACAGCCCTGCAGTCATGATGTGCTGGGTTACGGAATCGCCGCATGGGTTCAATGACCGGAGTCTACCGATGTCGTATCGCTTTCACAGCTCGATGATGGGCGGATTAGGCATTGGGGCGAATATTGGCAAATGGTCGAATGAAGAGCTTGAAGAAGCCAAAAGATACGTAGAGCTCTACAAGGAAATCAGGCACATCGTACTGCACGGAAGTCTGTATAGGCTCGAGTCGTTGCAGCGCTCCAACATAGCGGCATATCAATATATAAGCGAGGATCAACAGGAAGCGGTTATCTTTACGTTCCTTCAATCGCAGCATTTCGGTTCGGAGCAGAGAAGCTTGCTCTTGCAAGGGTTGGATCCAGCGGCGTCCTATGAGGTGTCCCGAGTTGGATTGGAGGCGGTTATTCGGCACGGCTCCAATCTGATGAATGTCGGCATTCCGCTCTTACTTAAGGGAGATTATTCGAGCGAGCTTATTCGTTTGAAACGGAAACAAGATTAG